The following coding sequences are from one Prionailurus viverrinus isolate Anna chromosome D2, UM_Priviv_1.0, whole genome shotgun sequence window:
- the RHOBTB1 gene encoding rho-related BTB domain-containing protein 1 isoform X2, translated as MWYQEIKHFCPRTPVVLVGCQLDLRYADLEAVNRARRPLARPIKRGDILPPEKGREVAKELGIPYYETSVFDQFGIKDVFDNAIRAALISRRHLQFWKSHLKKVQKPLLQAPFLPPKAPPPVIKVPECPSMGTSEAACLLDNPLCADVLFILQDQEHIFAHRIYLATSSSKFYDLFLMECEETPNWSEGAGEKEKQSRDCQGPALSLDPDEEREEGTPRTPQANQWKASSQNLSQQESLALEGESSTPETQTLSGWSKGFLGMHKEMQANPVSKRVGPVTVVRMDSSVQPGPFRTLLQFLYTGQLDEKEKDLVGLAQIAEVLEMFDLRMMVENIMNKEAFMNQEITKAFHVRKANRIKECLSKGSFSDVTFRLDDGAISAHKPLLICSCKWMAAMFGGSFVESANSEVYLPNINKMSMQAVLDYLYTKQLSPNLDLDPLELIALANRFCLPHLVALAEQYAVQELTKASMSGVGIDGEVLSYLELAQFHNAHQLAAWCLHHICTNYNSVCSKFRKEIKSKSADNQEYFERHRWPPVWYLKEEDHYQRVKREREKEDIALNKHHSRRKWCFWNSSPAVA; from the exons GCCCATAAAGAGAGGGGATATTCTGCCCCCAGAAAAAGGCCGAGAGGTTGCAAAGGAGCTGGGCATACCGTACTATGAGACAAGCGTGTTTGACCAGTTCGGAATCAAGGACGTGTTTGACAATGCGATCCGAGCAGCCCTGATTTCCCGCCGACACCTGCAGTTCTGGAAATCCCACCTAAAGAAAGTCCAGAAGCCTTTACTTCAGGCACCATTCCTACCTCCAAAAGCCCCTCCGCCGGTCATCAAGGTTCCAGAATGTCCCTCCATGGGGACAAGCGAAGCTGCCTGTTTACTGGACAATCCTCTGTGTGCCGACGTCCTGTTCATCCTTCAGGACCAAGAGCACATCTTTGCACATCGAATTTACCTCGCTACCTCCTCTTCCAaattttatgatctttttttaatggaatgtgAAGAAACCCCAAATTGGAGCGAAGGAGCTggtgagaaagagaagcagagcaggGATTGCCAGGGGCCGGCATTGAGCCTTGACCCAGACGAGGAGCGGGAGGAAGGAACGCCAAGGACACCTCAGGCCAATCAGTGGAAGGCCTCGAGCCAGAACCTGTCCCAGCAGGAGAGTCTGGCTCTGGAAGGCGAGAGCTCGACTCCGGAGACACAGACCTTATCAGGCTGGAGCAAGGGGTTCCTTGGCATGCACAAGGAAATGCAAGCCAATCCCGTTTCAAAGCGCGTGGGCCCTGTCACTGTGGTCAGGATGGACTCCTCCGTCCAGCCAGGCCCTTTCCGGACCCTGCTCCAGTTTCTTTATACGGGACAACtggatgaaaaggaaaaggacttGGTGGGCCTGGCTCAGATCGCAGAGGTTCTGGAGATGTTTGATTTGAGGATGATGGTGGAAAACATCATGAACAAGGAAGCcttcatgaaccaggagattacGAAAGCATTTCATGTCAGGAAGGCCAATCGGATAAAAGAGTGCCTCAGCAAAGGGTCGTTCTCAG ATGTGACGTTCAGGTTGGATGATGGAGCCATCAGTGCCCACAAACCGTTGCTGATCTGTAGCTGCAAGTGGATGGCTGCCATGTTTGGGGGCTCGTTTGTGGAAAGCGCCAACAGTGAG GTGTATCTCCCGAACATAAACAAGATGTCAATGCAAGCGGTATTGGATTATCTTTATACCAAGCAGTTGTCACCTAACTTGGACCTGGACCCACTGGAATTAATTGCCTTGGCAAACAGATTTTGCCTGCCACACTTGGTTGCACTTGCAG AGCAATATGCTGTTCAGGAGCTGACGAAGGCCTCAATGAGCGGCGTGGGCATCGACGGGGAAGTGCTCTCTTATTTGGAACTGGCCCAG TTCCACAACGCCCACCAGTTGGCCGCCTGGTGTTTGCACCACATCTGCACCAACTACAACAGCGTTTGTTCCAAGTTCCGCAAGGAAATCAAATCGAAATCTGCAG ACAACCAGGAATACTTTGAGCGGCACCGCTGGCCCCCTGTGTGGTACCTGAAGGAAGAAGACCACTACCAGCGCGTGAAAAGGGAACGAGAGAAGGAAGACATTGCACTAAATAAACATCACTCGAGACGGAAGTGGTGCTTCTGGAATTCATCTCCAGCAGTCgcctga